A single region of the Plantactinospora soyae genome encodes:
- a CDS encoding IS5 family transposase (programmed frameshift), with the protein MVSDGLWAEIEPPLPARPPRRTRFPGRKPLDDRKVLCGILLVLYTAIPWEYLPKELGFGSGMTCWRRLRDWNDAGVWQQLHEVLLAKLRAAGQLDMSRAVIDGSHVRALKGSPKTGPSPVDRRKPGSKHHVITDAGGISLAASLTGGNRHDVTQLIPLVEAIPSVKGIRGRPRQRPDRLYADRGYDYDTYRRQLRTKGITPLIARRGTGHGSGLGTRRWVVEQTIALLHWFRRLRIRWEIRDDIHEAFLTLACAIICWRRLQHSCS; encoded by the exons ATCGTCTCGGACGGGTTGTGGGCCGAGATCGAACCGCCGCTACCGGCCCGACCACCCAGACGGACCCGGTTCCCCGGCCGCAAACCGTTGGACGACCGCAAGGTCTTGTGCGGGATTCTGCTCGTCCTCTACACCGCGATCCCCTGGGAGTACCTGCCGAAGGAGTTGGGGTTCGGGTCGGGGATGACCTGCTGGCGCAGGTTGCGGGACTGGAACGACGCGGGCGTGTGGCAACAGTTGCACGAGGTCCTGCTGGCCAAGCTCAGAGCCGCCGGCCAACTGGACATGTCCCGGGCGGTGATCGACGGCTCCCACGTACGGGCGCTCAAAGGCAGCCCAA AAACCGGACCGAGCCCGGTCGACCGCCGCAAGCCAGGCTCGAAACACCACGTCATCACCGACGCGGGCGGTATCTCCCTCGCCGCGAGCCTGACCGGCGGCAACCGCCACGACGTCACCCAACTGATCCCCCTGGTCGAGGCGATCCCATCGGTCAAGGGCATCCGGGGGCGTCCTCGGCAACGACCCGACAGGCTGTACGCCGACCGCGGCTACGACTACGACACCTACCGCAGGCAACTACGAACCAAGGGCATCACCCCGCTCATCGCCCGACGCGGTACCGGCCACGGCTCCGGACTCGGCACCCGACGCTGGGTCGTCGAACAGACCATCGCCCTGCTGCACTGGTTCCGACGGCTACGCATCCGCTGGGAAATCCGCGACGACATCCACGAAGCCTTCCTCACCCTCGCCTGCGCCATCATCTGCTGGCGCCGACTCCAACACTCATGCAGTTAG
- a CDS encoding RNA polymerase sigma factor yields MRWADRRGEQWFNDIFAAHYSDIVRYGFRRLADVDTSVEIAQEVFEIAWRRRQDVPDNCLPWLYGVARRLLANHWRARRTNPPPYPLPASIATRATNGFEPSAVAVVADLHAALARLPEIDREIIRLIGWEQLTIAEAAQVLGCTRTAAKVRLHRARRRLAAVLTAPVPTTSTPCGGGTQVRATA; encoded by the coding sequence ATGAGGTGGGCGGACCGGCGTGGCGAGCAGTGGTTCAACGACATCTTCGCCGCCCACTACTCCGATATCGTCAGGTACGGATTCCGGCGGCTGGCGGACGTCGACACGTCGGTGGAGATCGCTCAGGAAGTGTTCGAGATAGCGTGGCGCCGGCGCCAGGACGTGCCCGACAACTGCCTGCCCTGGCTCTACGGAGTCGCCCGCCGCCTCCTGGCCAACCACTGGCGCGCCCGGCGGACGAATCCTCCGCCGTACCCGCTGCCGGCCAGCATCGCGACGCGGGCGACGAACGGGTTCGAACCCAGCGCGGTCGCGGTCGTCGCCGACCTGCACGCCGCCCTTGCCCGACTGCCCGAGATCGACCGGGAAATCATCCGTCTGATCGGCTGGGAGCAGCTCACCATCGCCGAGGCCGCCCAGGTGCTGGGTTGCACCCGGACGGCGGCAAAGGTCCGCCTGCACCGCGCCCGGCGGCGGCTCGCCGCCGTGCTGACCGCGCCTGTCCCGACCACCTCGACGCCCTGCGGCGGCGGAACCCAAGTGAGGGCAACCGCATGA
- a CDS encoding carboxymuconolactone decarboxylase family protein, whose translation MTNSNAPRINFAQAAPKAFRALIGFDAAAREGLDPALVELVQIRASQLNGCAYCLHMHTSDAPKNS comes from the coding sequence ATGACGAACAGCAACGCACCCCGGATCAACTTCGCACAGGCCGCGCCGAAGGCGTTCCGGGCCCTCATCGGCTTCGACGCCGCAGCCCGGGAAGGCCTCGACCCGGCCCTGGTCGAACTCGTCCAGATCCGCGCCTCGCAGCTCAACGGCTGCGCGTACTGCCTGCACATGCACACCTCGGATGCTCCTAAGAACTCCTAA
- a CDS encoding ABC transporter permease — MFSLAAQSVRQRPGRFIATLLATFLGTAIIMTFNSLHDTAGTSDVDKVSAESLGLTAGVVGGYGTLLVFFAVASTLTVNVRQRDEEMNLLRCTGATPGQIKRMVVGEAAIVGLVGALLAIGPAMLGGQALLNRFQHSGQVADDVNYVFGPIALTSGLGITLLAAAGAALLAVRRAIRAATRIRKPTGRMKRLAGYAALLFGTVAVSATFAMKATDSALMAAPAYGAIVLSAGFAVFSPVLLRTLLRWLERPFGRLFGASGYLTVLNLRQRAEDLSGILMPLILFTGMATATLYMQAVESDAIEASGLTKSVEDKNLETMNLVVVSIIVVFSCLMLINSLYAGTSYRRREFGQQRLAGATPGQVLKMVGGESLVLAVTGVLFGTLAGIAGILPFTLVRTDSVLPNQGPGIWLVIVMVAATATLVTSLATAVRILKTPAMSAVSVTP; from the coding sequence ATGTTCTCCCTGGCCGCGCAATCGGTCCGGCAGCGCCCCGGACGCTTCATCGCCACCCTGCTGGCCACATTCCTCGGAACCGCGATCATCATGACGTTCAACTCGCTGCACGACACCGCGGGCACCAGCGACGTCGACAAGGTCAGCGCGGAGTCACTCGGCCTCACGGCGGGCGTGGTCGGCGGCTACGGCACGCTGCTGGTGTTCTTCGCCGTCGCCTCCACGCTGACCGTGAACGTACGCCAGCGCGACGAGGAGATGAACCTGCTGCGCTGCACCGGGGCGACCCCGGGGCAGATCAAGCGGATGGTGGTCGGCGAGGCAGCCATTGTCGGCCTTGTCGGCGCGCTGCTCGCCATCGGGCCCGCCATGCTCGGCGGGCAGGCGCTGCTCAACCGGTTCCAGCACAGCGGGCAGGTCGCCGACGACGTGAACTACGTCTTCGGCCCCATCGCGCTGACCTCGGGCCTTGGCATCACGCTGCTCGCGGCGGCGGGCGCCGCGCTCTTGGCGGTACGCCGGGCGATCAGGGCCGCCACCAGAATCCGCAAGCCCACCGGGCGAATGAAGAGGCTCGCCGGATACGCGGCCCTGCTATTCGGCACGGTCGCGGTCTCGGCCACCTTCGCGATGAAGGCCACCGACAGCGCGTTGATGGCGGCACCGGCGTACGGCGCGATCGTCCTGTCGGCTGGCTTCGCGGTCTTCTCACCGGTGTTGCTGCGAACTCTGCTCCGATGGCTGGAGCGGCCGTTCGGCAGACTCTTCGGCGCCAGCGGCTACCTGACCGTGCTCAACCTACGCCAGCGTGCCGAGGACCTGTCCGGAATCCTGATGCCGCTGATCCTTTTCACCGGGATGGCGACGGCCACGCTGTACATGCAGGCCGTCGAGAGCGACGCGATCGAAGCGTCCGGTCTCACCAAGTCGGTCGAGGACAAGAACCTGGAGACGATGAACCTCGTCGTCGTCAGCATCATCGTGGTCTTCTCCTGCCTCATGCTGATCAACAGCCTGTACGCCGGGACCTCCTACCGCCGCCGAGAATTCGGACAGCAACGCCTCGCCGGAGCCACTCCTGGACAGGTACTCAAAATGGTCGGCGGCGAAAGCCTCGTACTGGCCGTGACTGGAGTCCTCTTCGGCACCCTCGCAGGTATCGCCGGCATCCTGCCGTTCACCCTCGTCCGCACCGACTCGGTCCTCCCAAACCAGGGCCCCGGAATCTGGCTGGTCATCGTGATGGTCGCCGCCACCGCGACCCTGGTCACCAGCCTGGCCACCGCCGTACGAATCCTCAAAACCCCAGCCATGTCCGCAGTCTCCGTAACCCCTTAA
- a CDS encoding ABC transporter ATP-binding protein, whose translation MFHRTSRNQPTDGSDALCLVEVSKTYGTTGNTVTALDKVTLNLSAGSFTAIMGPSGSGKSTLLQCAAGLDRPDSGLVMVDGEEMTGRSETQLTKFRRRRIGFIFQQYNLLPTLTVAQNTTLPLKLAGRSIDQARTLEILTEVGLGDRLGHRPDELSGGQRQRVAIARALLTEPSVVFADEPTGALDTRSARKILRLLQQTVRVHGRTVVMVTHDPLAASYADTVRFLADGRLAGQLAQPTVDGVAERLAHLGDNIDDVDDVPVGV comes from the coding sequence ATGTTCCACCGAACAAGCAGGAACCAGCCCACAGACGGCTCCGATGCGCTGTGTCTGGTCGAGGTCAGCAAGACCTACGGAACGACCGGCAACACCGTGACGGCGCTGGACAAGGTGACTTTGAACCTGTCGGCCGGCAGCTTCACCGCAATCATGGGACCCTCCGGCTCCGGCAAGTCGACCCTGCTCCAGTGCGCGGCCGGGCTCGACCGGCCCGACAGCGGGCTGGTCATGGTGGACGGCGAGGAGATGACCGGCCGCAGCGAGACCCAACTGACGAAGTTCCGGCGTCGGCGGATCGGCTTCATCTTCCAGCAGTACAACCTGCTGCCCACCCTGACCGTGGCGCAGAACACGACGCTGCCGCTGAAGCTCGCCGGGCGATCCATCGACCAGGCCAGGACGTTGGAGATCCTCACCGAGGTCGGCCTCGGCGACCGGCTCGGTCACCGGCCCGACGAACTGTCCGGCGGTCAGCGGCAGCGCGTCGCGATCGCCCGAGCGTTGCTCACCGAACCCAGCGTGGTCTTCGCGGACGAGCCCACCGGCGCGCTGGACACGCGCAGCGCGCGGAAGATCCTGCGGCTACTACAGCAGACCGTACGGGTCCACGGCCGAACGGTGGTAATGGTGACCCACGACCCGTTGGCCGCCTCGTACGCCGACACCGTGCGGTTCCTCGCGGACGGCCGGCTGGCCGGACAGCTCGCACAGCCGACGGTTGACGGCGTCGCCGAGCGCCTTGCCCACCTCGGCGACAACATCGACGACGTCGACGATGTACCGGTCGGGGTGTAA
- a CDS encoding CU044_5270 family protein, which produces MMKAEQQIRNSFGPVDPARDTTIAPPPVTPAQLIARAETAMAGSSRPLLPRRRLMLVGGAAVAASVVTAYALPKGSTGGTHPPDSTAVGQVLLPVAYQFDTDPPPAAGHLRALAGRITDAPYDGETGRYTYQHEESWGATRLSDEGHELSYVEERRLWTARDGSGRSRRKTLAAEFTSEESRRYWERELPKLGHPPIPHETTTDIPPVAPGRAADPAEAARPADRTEPPTDPTAVATVLRARYGASAAQKWTLELYRSYVVPRQVRAQVLLTLADLDGFVWRGAATDRAGRKGVATSTTLMPPAERGDPNQYEYVLIFDERTGALLASETTILGPRREPLTYTLILDSRRTDQLG; this is translated from the coding sequence ATGATGAAGGCTGAACAGCAGATCCGGAACTCGTTCGGACCGGTCGACCCCGCCCGCGACACCACCATCGCCCCGCCGCCGGTCACGCCGGCACAACTCATCGCGCGCGCCGAGACCGCGATGGCCGGGTCCTCCCGTCCGCTGCTGCCCCGGCGCCGGCTGATGCTGGTCGGTGGTGCGGCGGTGGCGGCCTCGGTCGTCACCGCCTACGCGCTGCCGAAGGGATCGACCGGCGGCACACACCCGCCGGACAGCACCGCGGTCGGCCAGGTCCTCCTGCCAGTCGCCTACCAGTTCGACACCGACCCGCCGCCGGCCGCCGGCCACCTGCGCGCCCTCGCCGGCCGGATAACCGACGCCCCGTACGACGGCGAAACCGGCCGGTACACCTACCAGCACGAAGAATCCTGGGGTGCGACGAGGCTCTCCGACGAGGGCCACGAGTTGAGCTATGTCGAAGAGCGCCGGCTGTGGACCGCGCGGGACGGCAGCGGCCGGTCCCGCCGCAAGACACTGGCGGCGGAATTCACCAGCGAGGAGTCCCGGCGGTACTGGGAGCGGGAACTGCCCAAGCTCGGCCACCCGCCGATCCCACACGAGACGACCACCGACATCCCCCCGGTCGCCCCGGGCCGGGCAGCCGACCCGGCAGAGGCGGCCCGTCCGGCCGACCGGACCGAACCGCCCACGGATCCCACCGCGGTCGCCACGGTTCTTCGGGCGAGGTACGGCGCCTCCGCCGCCCAGAAGTGGACCCTGGAGTTGTACCGGAGCTACGTCGTGCCCCGGCAGGTACGCGCCCAGGTCCTGCTCACCCTGGCCGACCTCGACGGGTTCGTGTGGCGCGGCGCGGCCACCGACCGGGCAGGACGCAAGGGCGTCGCGACGAGTACGACCCTGATGCCGCCGGCCGAGCGCGGTGACCCGAACCAGTACGAGTACGTACTGATCTTCGACGAGCGCACGGGCGCCCTGCTCGCCTCGGAGACCACCATCCTGGGGCCGCGTCGCGAACCGCTCACCTACACACTGATCCTCGATTCCCGCAGAACGGACCAGCTCGGCTGA
- a CDS encoding TetR/AcrR family transcriptional regulator: MNMRKAKAAETRAALKEAARRQFVERGYLNTKIVDITKDAGRATGSFYEHFTDKEELLQELLADLHGQARERLSGDEHPRDHDLTDREQLRTHLAVTWQVMRNNLPVMIALFESTIASGPASGSMWHRLVEDTNVLREHLDYLREQDHPLPGDPTLVAAAMGGMLSMLAYALLTSNASGLTDDEIIDALTALLLDGLRGPR; the protein is encoded by the coding sequence ATGAACATGCGCAAGGCGAAGGCCGCCGAGACCCGGGCGGCGCTCAAGGAGGCGGCCCGCCGCCAGTTCGTGGAGCGCGGCTACCTGAACACCAAGATCGTCGACATCACGAAGGACGCCGGCCGGGCCACCGGTTCGTTCTACGAACACTTCACGGACAAGGAGGAACTCCTCCAGGAGCTCCTCGCCGACCTGCATGGACAGGCGCGCGAGCGTCTCAGCGGCGATGAACATCCACGCGACCACGACCTGACCGACCGCGAGCAACTCCGCACCCATCTCGCGGTGACCTGGCAGGTGATGCGGAACAACCTGCCTGTGATGATCGCGCTCTTCGAATCAACCATCGCCAGCGGTCCGGCCTCGGGCAGTATGTGGCACCGCCTCGTCGAGGACACCAACGTGCTCCGCGAACACCTTGATTACCTGCGAGAACAAGACCATCCACTGCCCGGTGACCCCACCCTCGTCGCCGCGGCGATGGGCGGGATGCTCTCCATGCTCGCCTACGCGCTACTCACCTCGAACGCGTCCGGCCTGACCGACGACGAGATCATCGACGCCCTCACCGCACTCCTCCTCGACGGCCTGCGTGGCCCACGATGA